The proteins below come from a single Bryobacter aggregatus MPL3 genomic window:
- a CDS encoding phosphatase PAP2 family protein — protein sequence MPVYRAVETASTESENWRSRCRGGERVAASFFFYLAVLGWIQGIGFPRILAAAFVPVLIVAVANGETLNSRRWTSYCRDWLASALILVAYWEIDWFATGRYLTQTQSNWVNWDRMILDGYGLRAGIEAAGPIGPFLLEFCYLLLYGVPTFCLFLIYWHNRRSEVDRFYRVFFLGAFAAYGLLPLIAIQSPRLFLPGEDLPAYMNVFRRVNVYLLDHFDIATSVFPSGHVAVAFSCFWGLYSVLPEKKILWGGLLAFACIVFLATIYGRYHYAADGMASFVIATLAWRACAKWSRND from the coding sequence GTGCCCGTATACCGCGCCGTAGAGACGGCGAGTACCGAATCTGAAAATTGGCGCTCTCGCTGTCGTGGTGGAGAGAGAGTAGCGGCAAGCTTTTTTTTCTACCTAGCCGTACTAGGCTGGATTCAGGGCATCGGTTTCCCCCGTATCCTTGCTGCCGCCTTTGTTCCTGTCCTGATTGTCGCAGTCGCCAACGGGGAAACGCTGAATTCCCGCCGCTGGACCAGCTACTGCCGCGATTGGTTGGCCAGCGCCTTGATCCTTGTGGCGTATTGGGAGATCGACTGGTTTGCAACCGGTCGCTATCTCACCCAAACCCAATCGAATTGGGTGAATTGGGATCGCATGATTCTGGACGGCTATGGGCTCCGCGCCGGGATTGAGGCAGCCGGTCCCATTGGTCCCTTTCTCCTGGAATTCTGCTATCTCCTGCTTTATGGGGTCCCCACCTTCTGTCTCTTCCTGATCTACTGGCATAACCGCCGCAGTGAAGTCGACCGCTTCTACCGTGTGTTCTTCCTTGGGGCTTTTGCCGCCTACGGACTCCTCCCGCTGATCGCGATCCAATCGCCACGTCTCTTCTTGCCGGGAGAAGATCTGCCCGCCTATATGAACGTGTTCCGGCGGGTGAACGTCTATTTGCTCGACCACTTCGATATCGCCACCAGCGTCTTTCCGAGCGGTCATGTTGCCGTTGCCTTCTCCTGTTTCTGGGGCCTCTATTCCGTTCTTCCGGAAAAGAAAATTCTGTGGGGCGGTCTGCTGGCATTTGCTTGCATCGTTTTTCTTGCGACGATCTATGGCCGCTATCACTACGCGGCCGACGGAATGGCAAGCTTCGTCATCGCCACACTCGCTTGGCGTGCCTGCGCCAAGTGGAGCCGCAATGACTAG
- a CDS encoding MFS transporter, translated as MNEKNRWWVVAIFYLSSSVNYLDRSILNALSPEFMKEFHLSYEQFGWIQTAFYLVYMISSPLMGWFLDRAGLNVGTTVALTWWSLAGIARGLTGGLASLVTAHGFVAVGESAGIPSTAKAAQTYLRQEERAVGSSMSQIGLVIGMTASAFLANFCIEHWGWRSAFFVAGWLGFLWIPLWFWASKKAPKQVASKESTGYDAKQILRMPQTWGFILANILSLGIFSLWTTWTNHYFVRTFHFTTIEANQISPILQYVGLAGSFLGGWASMRLMKSGWAPLNARRRIYLFGVLGMMISATVPLAPDPTWAMILISLSYGASSAASVNLYTMPLDAYGGSSAAFAVSLLTAGYGFLQLVISPLIGKVADQYNSFAPVCVAVAFPPLLGYLILEWTKGRGTQTLRT; from the coding sequence ATGAACGAAAAGAACCGCTGGTGGGTGGTTGCGATCTTCTACCTTTCCTCCAGCGTCAACTACCTCGACCGATCGATCCTCAACGCACTCTCCCCGGAATTCATGAAAGAATTCCACCTCAGCTATGAGCAATTCGGCTGGATCCAGACCGCCTTCTATCTCGTCTACATGATCAGTTCGCCGCTGATGGGCTGGTTCCTTGACCGGGCCGGGCTCAATGTCGGCACGACCGTCGCGCTCACCTGGTGGAGCTTGGCCGGCATCGCGCGCGGCCTCACTGGCGGCCTGGCCAGCCTGGTCACCGCGCACGGTTTCGTAGCCGTCGGCGAATCTGCCGGCATCCCCTCCACGGCAAAAGCGGCCCAGACCTATCTGCGCCAGGAAGAGCGCGCCGTCGGCAGCTCCATGTCGCAAATCGGCCTCGTCATCGGAATGACCGCCTCCGCCTTTCTCGCAAATTTCTGTATCGAGCATTGGGGATGGAGAAGCGCCTTCTTTGTCGCCGGCTGGCTCGGTTTCCTCTGGATTCCGCTTTGGTTCTGGGCTTCGAAAAAAGCACCGAAACAAGTGGCTTCAAAGGAATCCACCGGCTACGATGCCAAACAGATTTTGCGCATGCCGCAGACCTGGGGCTTCATTCTTGCAAACATCCTCTCGCTCGGCATCTTCTCGCTGTGGACCACCTGGACCAACCACTACTTTGTCCGCACCTTCCACTTCACAACGATCGAAGCGAATCAGATCTCGCCCATCTTGCAATACGTCGGCCTCGCTGGCTCCTTCCTGGGCGGCTGGGCCAGCATGCGCCTGATGAAGTCCGGCTGGGCGCCATTGAACGCGCGCCGCCGCATCTATCTCTTCGGTGTCCTGGGCATGATGATCTCGGCCACAGTGCCGCTCGCGCCAGACCCCACCTGGGCGATGATCCTGATTTCGCTCAGCTACGGGGCCAGTTCCGCCGCTAGCGTCAATCTCTATACGATGCCGCTCGATGCCTACGGTGGCAGCAGCGCCGCCTTCGCCGTCTCGCTGTTGACCGCGGGCTACGGCTTCCTCCAGCTTGTCATCTCACCGCTCATCGGAAAGGTGGCCGACCAGTACAACAGCTTTGCGCCCGTCTGTGTTGCCGTGGCCTTCCCTCCCCTGCTGGGCTATCTCATTCTCGAATGGACGAAGGGCCGTGGCACGCAGACGCTACGTACTTAA
- a CDS encoding glycosyltransferase family 4 protein has protein sequence MARRRYVLNFGGPREELHQILPAFEHRDEALLPGETPGEMWLRLVSQYPPWSIAHTAARVGSREFLPALALAPTRMLAYDSSGERFHLHPRQLLASLLFLEGQPVHRIHLRPWRDDTQHFADRIEIGGRPLNPALPTVAVLSPYLPWPLSHGGAVRIFHMLREAAKHSNLRLLAFTESSDRIDAGPLQDLCTSITLVRKPEFRRLAWASLLPPEVLEYETPAMRQALSDTRYDLLQTEFTQLANYGGDILVEHDVTMDLATQEHAMRGTLASWWKQFRWQRFERARLKAFRAIAVMSEKDRLQVQHPNAHVIPNGVDLDRFHPTPEPEGANLLFIGSFRHFPNALAFRFLIEEFWPILRKRMPQATLTVVAGPQPELYYPFGAIPQAAGLELHSFVRDVKPLYDQTNLVLVPTPVSAGTNIKALEAMAMQRAILSTPSGINGLDLEHGVSAWVASGAEDFASSAELLLRDPQRRAQLAGQARKLAEEKFDWKPIGKLQEAMWQALLR, from the coding sequence GTGGCACGCAGACGCTACGTACTTAATTTCGGCGGGCCGCGCGAGGAGTTGCACCAAATCCTCCCGGCCTTCGAACACCGCGACGAAGCGCTCTTGCCTGGCGAAACTCCGGGCGAGATGTGGCTGCGTCTGGTGAGCCAATATCCCCCCTGGAGCATCGCCCACACTGCCGCCCGCGTCGGGTCTCGCGAGTTTCTACCGGCACTCGCACTGGCCCCCACGCGCATGCTCGCCTACGACAGCAGCGGCGAGCGCTTCCATCTGCACCCCAGGCAACTCCTCGCGAGCCTTCTGTTTCTCGAAGGCCAGCCGGTGCATCGCATCCACTTGCGTCCCTGGCGCGACGACACGCAGCACTTTGCCGATCGCATCGAAATCGGCGGGCGACCATTGAACCCAGCGCTGCCAACCGTCGCCGTACTCTCGCCCTATCTGCCCTGGCCCCTCAGCCATGGCGGCGCGGTCCGCATCTTCCACATGCTTCGCGAGGCGGCAAAGCACTCGAATCTGCGCCTGCTCGCCTTCACCGAATCGAGCGACCGCATCGATGCCGGTCCGCTGCAAGATCTTTGCACCAGCATCACGCTCGTGCGCAAGCCGGAATTCCGCCGCCTCGCCTGGGCCAGCCTGCTTCCTCCGGAAGTGCTCGAATACGAAACGCCGGCCATGCGCCAGGCGTTAAGCGACACCCGTTACGACCTCTTACAAACCGAGTTCACCCAGCTCGCCAACTACGGCGGCGACATCCTCGTCGAGCACGATGTCACGATGGACCTTGCGACGCAGGAGCACGCCATGCGCGGCACCCTCGCCTCCTGGTGGAAGCAGTTCCGCTGGCAGCGCTTCGAGCGGGCTCGATTAAAAGCCTTTCGCGCCATCGCTGTCATGAGCGAAAAGGATCGCCTGCAGGTGCAGCATCCCAATGCCCACGTCATCCCGAATGGCGTCGACCTCGATCGCTTCCATCCCACGCCAGAACCCGAGGGCGCGAATCTGCTCTTCATCGGAAGCTTCCGGCATTTCCCCAATGCGCTCGCCTTCCGCTTCCTGATCGAAGAATTCTGGCCGATCCTGCGGAAGCGTATGCCGCAAGCCACACTGACCGTGGTCGCCGGGCCGCAACCGGAGCTCTACTATCCCTTCGGCGCGATCCCACAGGCTGCGGGTCTTGAGCTGCACTCCTTCGTCCGCGACGTCAAGCCGCTCTACGACCAAACGAATCTGGTGCTGGTCCCCACGCCCGTCTCTGCCGGGACCAACATCAAGGCGCTCGAAGCAATGGCGATGCAGCGCGCGATCCTCAGTACGCCAAGCGGCATCAATGGTCTCGATCTCGAACACGGCGTTTCGGCCTGGGTTGCAAGCGGCGCCGAAGACTTCGCCTCGAGCGCCGAGCTTCTGCTGCGAGATCCGCAGCGCCGCGCGCAACTCGCCGGGCAGGCCCGCAAGCTGGCCGAAGAGAAGTTCGACTGGAAGCCCATCGGCAAGCTACAGGAGGCCATGTGGCAAGCTCTGCTGCGATAA
- a CDS encoding SRPBCC family protein gives MSRTLMQEIDIDASPKQVWSAITEGEKIEGWFTPHAKVVPGKGGSVVLGYGPGMEAQSVIHLWKPEEKFGVTESGAAPKVIEFEIEGQGGRSRLRVVQSGFGDGAAFDQEYEATSGGWQTYLRVLKFGLENHPSEVALQASTFRIIETTREVLERRISELFLIQPSLEELPVGASYTAQLGAMGKISGVRLEPDKKGYCLLTVHEWDGSLLAFFSEQMASQCYLTFQAYLFGAARERAEELKSIFAAFAI, from the coding sequence ATGTCCAGAACGCTGATGCAAGAAATCGATATCGATGCGAGTCCGAAGCAGGTATGGAGCGCAATCACAGAAGGCGAGAAGATTGAGGGCTGGTTTACCCCGCATGCAAAGGTTGTGCCCGGCAAGGGAGGCAGTGTCGTGCTGGGTTACGGACCAGGGATGGAGGCCCAGAGCGTCATCCATCTTTGGAAACCGGAGGAGAAGTTCGGAGTCACGGAGTCTGGCGCGGCTCCGAAGGTGATTGAGTTTGAGATCGAGGGACAGGGCGGAAGGAGCCGCTTGCGCGTGGTGCAGAGCGGCTTTGGCGACGGTGCGGCATTCGATCAGGAGTACGAGGCGACGAGCGGTGGCTGGCAGACTTATCTCCGCGTGCTGAAGTTTGGGCTGGAGAATCATCCCTCAGAAGTGGCACTGCAGGCCTCGACGTTCCGCATAATCGAGACGACGCGGGAAGTGTTGGAGCGGCGGATCAGCGAGTTGTTTCTGATTCAGCCGAGCCTCGAGGAGCTTCCGGTGGGTGCTTCTTATACGGCGCAGCTCGGCGCGATGGGCAAGATCTCTGGTGTGCGGCTGGAGCCGGATAAGAAAGGCTATTGCCTGCTTACGGTCCATGAGTGGGACGGGAGCCTGCTTGCTTTCTTCTCCGAGCAGATGGCCAGCCAATGCTATCTGACCTTTCAGGCTTATCTGTTTGGAGCGGCGCGCGAGCGGGCGGAAGAACTCAAGTCGATTTTTGCGGCGTTTGCCATTTGA
- a CDS encoding LssY C-terminal domain-containing protein yields the protein MTRVLLAICILFASPLTAVEVPAGARLEIRLRHAIHSFSAKAGSPVEAVLIAPVLHNDSILVPAGSLIHGTLTAVQRVGLGLVHERASLSFNFSHLELPNGSIVPIETRVTQIENARENVTSKGAIRGIRSTNTPGYRAAGVLTGFAAVDPIALIFSTAAFASVLRFSEPEISWPTGAELTLSVLKAFESGMEEDAYLYPVADTEDARLELTAMLRRMPYQTRQMVSGKLSDLTNLVFLGPQDAVERAFRAAGWVQSLAPTAAIQYKTLRAFAESQSFQEAPMSRLVLEGEQATLTLSKSLGTFSKRHHLRLYPHNETWADKPVWAASATQDTAIVISTSQRRIIHRIDDNIDEERSKVFNDLWFTGCVDSAELVDRPWVIENATNGTGQHLVTDRAIAVLKINDCHNPRRFDESNGVEAGAYRGSPVLRATRQTILTLRNDVVRGNLIWQGAAWAYQVARLMGKKPSDAERIPRQSLLGISHLSSPQWTPSDWSESSGGIGNRLVAPAIQNTRPRGAPTLGAGTDWETPSVELSFSLGTSMFSKSTVGEEALILSRESTVTGGRLQLSVTAGNRISPGFALGGSVTVHANRWMSHELGFHYLRGNYELGLRKLVPSGSEEVPGVVEQKAGLLTRQFSYNTLVHVRPIESRFRPYLAVGPALQLVHLTNAPFEKARGIFRFGLSNVGMVQAAYNFGSAPPLEGGGIFQPAFQTGAGIKIRVAKCWIWRFDYRSTFSQRPDFLKKSLATALGNEDPALNPQLNTLASEKAHSIFAQQRLTMGFSFTF from the coding sequence ATGACTAGAGTCCTCCTGGCCATCTGCATCCTGTTTGCATCGCCACTTACAGCCGTTGAGGTTCCCGCTGGAGCGCGCCTGGAAATTCGGCTGCGGCACGCGATCCATTCCTTTTCCGCAAAGGCGGGGAGCCCGGTGGAAGCCGTCCTCATCGCTCCTGTTCTCCACAACGACAGCATCCTCGTGCCTGCCGGATCCCTGATCCACGGCACGCTCACAGCCGTGCAGCGTGTGGGCCTGGGGCTGGTGCATGAGCGGGCCAGCCTGAGCTTCAACTTCAGTCATCTCGAACTTCCGAATGGCTCCATTGTCCCGATTGAAACCCGGGTGACACAGATCGAGAATGCACGGGAAAATGTGACATCGAAGGGGGCCATCCGTGGCATTCGCTCCACCAATACGCCCGGCTACCGGGCGGCTGGAGTCCTCACCGGCTTCGCCGCAGTGGATCCCATCGCATTGATCTTCTCCACCGCGGCCTTCGCTTCCGTTCTCCGCTTTAGCGAACCGGAAATTAGCTGGCCCACGGGCGCGGAACTCACCCTCAGCGTCCTCAAGGCCTTTGAATCCGGGATGGAAGAAGACGCCTATCTCTATCCGGTTGCCGATACGGAAGATGCCCGGCTGGAACTCACCGCGATGCTGCGCAGGATGCCTTATCAGACCCGCCAGATGGTGAGTGGCAAGCTTTCCGATCTCACCAATCTGGTCTTCCTTGGTCCACAAGACGCGGTGGAGCGCGCCTTTCGCGCGGCAGGCTGGGTGCAGTCTCTGGCGCCTACAGCCGCAATCCAGTACAAGACACTCCGCGCCTTTGCCGAATCCCAGTCCTTTCAGGAAGCCCCGATGTCCAGGCTCGTGCTGGAGGGCGAGCAGGCGACTCTCACGCTATCGAAATCTCTGGGAACCTTCTCCAAACGCCACCACCTCAGGCTCTATCCCCATAACGAAACCTGGGCAGACAAGCCGGTCTGGGCCGCATCGGCAACTCAGGACACCGCAATCGTCATCTCCACCAGCCAGCGCAGAATCATCCATCGCATCGACGACAACATTGACGAGGAACGGTCAAAGGTATTCAATGACCTCTGGTTCACAGGTTGTGTCGACTCAGCCGAACTCGTCGACCGGCCCTGGGTCATCGAGAACGCGACCAATGGAACCGGGCAACACCTTGTCACCGACCGCGCCATCGCGGTCCTCAAAATCAACGACTGCCACAATCCACGCCGCTTCGACGAATCGAACGGGGTCGAGGCTGGCGCCTATCGCGGCAGCCCGGTCCTGCGAGCCACCCGGCAGACCATCCTCACTCTCCGTAACGATGTAGTGCGGGGCAATCTCATTTGGCAAGGTGCAGCCTGGGCTTACCAGGTAGCCCGGCTGATGGGGAAGAAGCCTTCGGACGCCGAGCGGATCCCCAGACAAAGCCTGCTCGGGATCAGTCATCTGAGCAGCCCACAATGGACACCCAGCGATTGGAGTGAATCCTCGGGTGGAATTGGCAATCGCCTGGTTGCTCCGGCAATACAAAATACGCGGCCCCGAGGGGCACCCACGCTTGGAGCGGGCACGGACTGGGAGACCCCCAGCGTAGAGCTGAGCTTCAGTCTGGGCACGTCGATGTTTTCAAAATCTACAGTCGGCGAAGAAGCGCTGATCCTTTCCCGGGAATCGACGGTAACCGGTGGGCGGCTGCAGTTGTCTGTGACCGCCGGCAACCGGATTTCGCCAGGTTTCGCCCTGGGCGGATCAGTCACCGTCCACGCCAATCGTTGGATGTCGCACGAACTCGGATTTCACTATCTCCGGGGCAACTATGAGTTGGGCCTGCGCAAGCTTGTCCCCAGCGGTTCTGAAGAAGTTCCCGGAGTCGTCGAGCAGAAGGCTGGACTGCTGACACGGCAGTTCAGCTACAACACCCTTGTGCATGTCCGCCCGATCGAATCGCGCTTCCGGCCCTACCTTGCAGTGGGCCCAGCACTGCAACTGGTGCATCTGACCAACGCGCCCTTCGAGAAAGCGCGTGGGATCTTCCGCTTCGGCCTCAGCAATGTCGGCATGGTGCAGGCAGCCTACAACTTTGGAAGCGCCCCGCCACTCGAGGGCGGGGGCATTTTCCAACCTGCCTTCCAGACCGGCGCAGGGATCAAAATCCGGGTGGCCAAGTGCTGGATCTGGAGATTCGATTACCGCAGCACCTTCAGCCAACGCCCGGACTTCCTCAAGAAGTCGTTGGCCACCGCCCTCGGCAACGAAGACCCTGCACTCAACCCGCAGCTCAACACCCTGGCATCAGAAAAAGCCCATAGCATCTTCGCGCAGCAGCGCCTGACCATGGGCTTCTCCTTCACCTTCTAG
- a CDS encoding DUF465 domain-containing protein: protein MTLLNDDEIKTQLMSTDPEFRRLAVQHSEYKQLLHELESKEYLNEVELAEEARLKRIKLAIKDHMQGIISQHAAQPA, encoded by the coding sequence ATGACACTATTGAATGACGACGAAATAAAGACGCAGCTCATGTCGACCGACCCCGAGTTCCGGCGGCTCGCGGTCCAACATTCCGAATACAAGCAACTGCTCCATGAGCTGGAGTCGAAAGAATACCTCAATGAAGTGGAACTCGCCGAAGAGGCCCGCTTGAAGCGCATCAAGCTCGCCATCAAAGACCATATGCAAGGAATCATCAGTCAGCACGCAGCCCAACCGGCCTAA
- a CDS encoding ATP-dependent Clp protease adaptor ClpS, giving the protein MAGAVVTPELEQQTVDTREPLFNVVLLDDDAHTYDYVIEMLQKLFFFGFQQALDHASEVDEKGRTVIMTVELPMAEFARDQILSYGPDYRMENSKGSMSAIIEPTS; this is encoded by the coding sequence ATGGCAGGCGCTGTAGTCACACCAGAACTGGAACAACAAACGGTCGACACGCGTGAGCCGTTGTTTAACGTCGTACTCCTCGACGACGACGCTCACACCTACGATTACGTCATTGAGATGTTGCAGAAGCTTTTCTTCTTTGGCTTCCAGCAGGCGCTCGACCACGCCTCCGAAGTGGACGAAAAAGGGCGTACCGTCATCATGACCGTCGAGTTGCCAATGGCCGAGTTCGCCCGCGACCAGATTCTCTCCTATGGCCCCGACTACCGCATGGAAAATTCAAAGGGCTCGATGAGTGCAATCATCGAGCCCACAAGCTAA
- a CDS encoding GNAT family N-acetyltransferase, with translation MASSAAISLRKGTGEDEPHLAGITAHSPEASTWVSDFDSLIAEQQGAIAGFVIYRVVLGEGELFNLAVHPAHRRQGVATVLVQALQRLAPVWHLEVRQSNQGAIAFYATQGFQQVGRRERYYSDGETALLLKWQTPQKST, from the coding sequence GTGGCAAGCTCTGCTGCGATAAGCCTTCGCAAGGGCACGGGCGAGGATGAGCCCCATCTCGCCGGGATTACGGCCCACAGTCCCGAAGCCTCCACCTGGGTGAGCGACTTTGATTCGCTCATCGCAGAACAGCAAGGCGCCATTGCTGGCTTTGTGATTTACCGGGTGGTTCTTGGCGAAGGGGAACTCTTCAATCTCGCGGTGCACCCTGCCCATCGCAGGCAAGGCGTCGCGACGGTGCTCGTACAAGCGTTGCAGCGGCTTGCGCCCGTCTGGCACCTGGAAGTCCGCCAGTCGAATCAGGGCGCCATCGCCTTCTACGCCACCCAAGGATTCCAACAGGTCGGGCGGCGGGAACGTTATTATAGCGACGGCGAGACAGCGCTCCTGCTCAAATGGCAAACGCCGCAAAAATCGACTTGA
- a CDS encoding winged helix-turn-helix domain-containing protein yields MSGTGLQILRDPEAAAVLLDPKRQMLLAVLQRNQNTATGLGKILDMPRQRVNYHLHELERAGLVVQVETRKKGNVVERLVRSLATHYLVSSEAFGVMGADRALPRGRFSFSSLITAASRMIRDIGLLALRAAKAEKQTNTFTMETEIRFRNEEERSAFAAEMAAFVATQAAKYHDEKAEVFRLTVALYPKIAKDDEDDRKAVIHITE; encoded by the coding sequence ATGTCTGGTACGGGTTTGCAGATTCTTCGTGATCCTGAAGCAGCGGCGGTGCTGCTGGATCCAAAGCGGCAGATGCTTCTTGCGGTGCTCCAACGGAATCAAAACACGGCAACCGGCTTGGGGAAAATTCTCGATATGCCGCGGCAGCGTGTGAACTACCACTTGCATGAGTTGGAGCGGGCCGGTCTGGTTGTGCAAGTGGAAACGCGGAAGAAGGGAAATGTTGTGGAGCGTTTGGTGCGCAGCCTGGCCACGCATTACCTGGTGAGTTCGGAGGCGTTCGGTGTGATGGGGGCAGACCGCGCGCTGCCGCGCGGTCGCTTCTCTTTCAGTTCTCTGATTACTGCCGCGTCCCGGATGATTCGTGACATTGGGCTGCTGGCTCTGCGCGCAGCCAAAGCGGAGAAGCAGACCAACACTTTCACGATGGAGACGGAGATCCGATTTCGCAATGAAGAGGAGCGTAGTGCCTTTGCCGCGGAGATGGCTGCCTTTGTTGCCACGCAGGCAGCGAAATATCACGATGAGAAGGCCGAGGTCTTCCGCCTGACGGTTGCACTTTATCCGAAGATCGCTAAAGATGACGAGGACGACCGGAAGGCCGTGATCCACATTACGGAGTGA
- a CDS encoding MogA/MoaB family molybdenum cofactor biosynthesis protein: MSTADHKELARQLGPIGICLVTVSDTRTEQTDLNGKFLKEEIEALGHRVDGYRIIKDEPDQVAAILDEFAGTACQLILFNGGTGISPRDTTFDVLSRKLEKTLPGFGELFRMLSYDEVGAAAMLSRATAGIYSGKVVFSTPGSTNAVSVAWKKLIRPELEHLAWEVGRK; this comes from the coding sequence ATGAGTACTGCAGATCACAAAGAGTTGGCCCGGCAACTGGGGCCGATTGGAATTTGCCTGGTGACTGTGAGCGACACGCGCACGGAACAGACCGATTTGAATGGAAAATTCCTGAAGGAAGAGATTGAAGCGCTCGGCCATCGAGTCGACGGATACCGCATTATCAAAGACGAACCCGATCAGGTGGCTGCGATTCTCGACGAGTTTGCCGGAACAGCATGCCAGTTGATCCTGTTTAACGGTGGCACGGGGATCTCCCCCCGGGATACGACCTTCGACGTGTTGAGCCGCAAGTTGGAAAAAACTCTTCCTGGTTTTGGCGAACTTTTTCGCATGTTGAGTTATGACGAAGTCGGAGCCGCAGCGATGCTGTCGCGGGCCACGGCAGGAATCTATAGCGGAAAAGTCGTCTTTTCCACCCCTGGGTCGACAAATGCCGTCTCGGTTGCCTGGAAAAAACTGATTCGGCCCGAGTTAGAACATCTTGCATGGGAAGTCGGACGCAAGTAA